A single region of the Thioalkalivibrio nitratireducens DSM 14787 genome encodes:
- a CDS encoding 3-deoxy-D-manno-octulosonic acid kinase, producing MEWRVQQTDEGYLIHDAALDVVPARWMFDPAALVEQGWVAARGAAGRGQVLFFDPPIPGNDGQWVLRHYLRGGSVARVLGDRYLWTGLRRSRPWREFLLTAEMRDLGLPVPRPVAARIVRAGPYYRADLVTQRIPDARPLDSRLRTEAVSALTWHRVGVCIRQFHDAGYCHADLNSRNILLDVCGRVWLLDWDRGRQRAAGAWREGNLARLRRDLEKRLHLLDRWHFSERDFAALLSGYRNPNAAPPADPTGG from the coding sequence ATGGAATGGCGGGTGCAGCAGACCGACGAGGGCTACCTGATCCACGACGCCGCGCTGGATGTGGTCCCGGCCCGATGGATGTTCGATCCCGCGGCCCTGGTGGAACAGGGGTGGGTCGCGGCCCGCGGGGCGGCGGGTCGCGGGCAGGTTCTGTTCTTCGATCCGCCGATCCCGGGGAACGACGGGCAGTGGGTCCTGCGCCACTACCTGCGCGGCGGCTCGGTGGCCCGCGTGCTCGGCGACCGTTATCTCTGGACTGGGCTGCGCCGTAGCCGTCCCTGGCGTGAGTTCCTGCTGACCGCGGAAATGCGCGACCTGGGACTGCCGGTCCCGCGGCCGGTGGCGGCTCGGATCGTGCGCGCGGGCCCGTATTACCGCGCCGACCTGGTCACGCAGCGGATCCCGGACGCCCGCCCGCTGGATTCCCGGCTGCGCACGGAGGCCGTGAGCGCGTTGACCTGGCACCGGGTCGGCGTCTGCATCCGCCAGTTCCACGACGCCGGCTACTGTCATGCGGACCTGAACAGCCGCAATATTCTGCTCGATGTCTGCGGCCGGGTCTGGCTGCTCGACTGGGATCGCGGGCGCCAGCGCGCCGCCGGCGCCTGGCGCGAGGGCAACCTGGCGCGACTGCGCCGAGACCTGGAGAAGCGTCTGCATCTGCTCGACCGCTGGCATTTCTCGGAACGGGATTTCGCCGCGCTGCTCTCCGGCTACCGGAACCCGAATGCCGCTCCGCCGGCAGATCCCACGGGTGGCTGA
- the rfaD gene encoding ADP-glyceromanno-heptose 6-epimerase codes for MIIVTGGAGFIGSNLVHELNLRGQTDIVVVDNLTRGEKALNLADCTIADYLDKDDFGARVLEGRALGRAEAVFHLGACSATTEWDGRYMMRNNFDYTRALFHACQDLRIPFIYASSASVYGGGRVFAENPANERPLNVYGYSKLLFDQYLRRHMRELAAPVVGLRYFNVYGPREQHKGSMASVAHHFQNQLAGTGRVRLFEGCDGYADGEQQRDFVDVQDCVNVKLWLLEHPEVSGIFNLGTGRARSFNDMARAVIEAWGSGEIEYIPFPDHLKGRYQSYTQADLTALRAAGCDLEFRDVEAGAARYVADTRARQGTMQPH; via the coding sequence ATGATCATCGTCACCGGTGGCGCCGGTTTCATCGGCAGCAACTTGGTTCACGAGCTGAACCTCCGTGGCCAGACCGACATCGTCGTGGTCGACAATCTGACGCGCGGCGAAAAGGCGCTGAACCTCGCCGACTGCACGATCGCCGACTACCTGGATAAGGACGACTTCGGGGCGCGGGTGCTGGAAGGCCGGGCGCTGGGCCGCGCGGAGGCGGTGTTCCACCTCGGCGCCTGTTCGGCGACCACGGAATGGGACGGCCGCTACATGATGCGCAACAATTTCGACTACACCCGGGCGCTGTTCCACGCCTGCCAGGATCTGCGGATCCCGTTCATCTACGCCTCGTCGGCGTCGGTCTACGGTGGGGGCCGCGTGTTTGCCGAGAATCCCGCGAACGAACGCCCGTTGAACGTGTACGGCTACTCCAAGCTGCTGTTCGACCAGTACCTGCGCCGGCATATGCGCGAGCTGGCCGCCCCGGTCGTGGGTCTGCGCTATTTCAACGTCTATGGTCCCCGCGAGCAGCACAAGGGGTCGATGGCGAGCGTCGCGCACCATTTCCAGAACCAGCTGGCCGGGACGGGGCGCGTGCGTCTGTTCGAGGGCTGCGACGGCTATGCCGACGGTGAGCAGCAGCGCGACTTCGTCGACGTGCAGGACTGCGTGAACGTGAAGCTCTGGCTGCTGGAACACCCCGAGGTGAGCGGGATCTTCAACCTCGGAACCGGGCGCGCCCGCAGCTTCAACGACATGGCGCGGGCGGTCATCGAGGCCTGGGGCTCCGGTGAGATCGAGTACATCCCGTTCCCCGACCACCTGAAGGGACGCTACCAGAGCTACACCCAGGCTGACCTGACCGCGCTGCGCGCCGCCGGCTGCGACCTCGAGTTCCGTGACGTCGAGGCGGGCGCGGCGCGCTACGTTGCCGATACCCGCGCCCGTCAGGGCACGATGCAGCCGCACTAG
- the hldE gene encoding bifunctional D-glycero-beta-D-manno-heptose-7-phosphate kinase/D-glycero-beta-D-manno-heptose 1-phosphate adenylyltransferase HldE, whose product MKITLPDFDDVRILVAGDLMLDRYWHGATDRISPEAPVPVVHVRGIEQRPGGAGNVALNLAALGASPALIGVIGEDEAGAELEHRLANAGIHCHLHRQADAATVTKLRVISRHQQLIRLDFEDGFRGLQARDLLPLYRPLLADASVVVLSDYGKGALRAPHVLIETARQAGRPVLVDPKGRDFAIYRGATLITPNLAEFEAVVGHCGDTGEIVRRAEALIADCGIDALLITRGEDGMSLVHPGDPPVHLPARAREVFDVTGAGDTVIATLAAGLAAGLELPQATALANLAAGIVVGKLGTATATVAELRRVLREQDDASHGVVSEDELLAAVADARAHGERIVMTNGCFDLLHAGHVGYLEQARARGDRLIVAVNDDDSVQRLKGEGRPVNALAQRMAVLAGLASVDWVVPFAEDTPARLIGRVLPDVLVKGGDYRPEQIAGHDAVVANGGSVEILDFLDGCSTTAMIERMHGGSGSAR is encoded by the coding sequence ATGAAGATCACCCTCCCTGACTTCGACGATGTGCGGATCCTGGTCGCCGGGGATCTGATGCTGGACCGGTACTGGCACGGCGCCACCGACCGGATCTCGCCCGAGGCGCCGGTGCCGGTGGTGCACGTGCGCGGCATCGAGCAGCGCCCCGGCGGCGCGGGCAACGTTGCGCTCAACCTGGCCGCGCTGGGCGCATCGCCGGCGCTGATCGGGGTCATCGGCGAGGACGAAGCGGGCGCCGAGCTGGAACACCGGCTCGCGAACGCGGGGATCCACTGCCACCTTCATCGCCAGGCGGATGCGGCAACGGTCACCAAGCTGCGCGTGATCAGCCGTCACCAGCAGCTGATCCGGCTGGATTTCGAGGACGGTTTTCGTGGCCTGCAGGCGCGCGACCTGCTGCCGCTGTACCGGCCCCTGCTCGCAGATGCGTCGGTGGTGGTGCTGTCCGACTACGGAAAGGGTGCGCTGCGCGCGCCGCACGTGCTGATCGAGACTGCCCGGCAGGCCGGCCGGCCGGTGCTGGTGGATCCGAAGGGGCGCGACTTCGCGATCTACCGCGGCGCCACGCTGATCACTCCCAATCTGGCCGAGTTCGAGGCGGTGGTGGGCCACTGTGGGGATACCGGTGAGATCGTCCGGCGCGCCGAGGCGCTGATCGCCGATTGCGGGATCGACGCCCTGCTGATCACCCGCGGCGAGGACGGTATGAGCCTAGTGCATCCAGGCGATCCTCCGGTACACCTGCCGGCACGGGCACGCGAGGTGTTCGACGTGACCGGTGCCGGTGACACGGTGATTGCGACGCTGGCCGCCGGCCTGGCTGCGGGTCTGGAACTGCCTCAGGCGACCGCGCTGGCCAACCTGGCCGCCGGCATCGTCGTCGGCAAGCTCGGTACCGCGACCGCGACCGTGGCGGAGCTGCGCCGGGTGCTGCGCGAGCAGGACGATGCCAGTCACGGCGTGGTCAGCGAGGATGAACTGCTCGCGGCGGTAGCCGATGCGCGCGCGCACGGCGAGCGGATCGTGATGACCAACGGTTGTTTCGATCTGCTGCACGCCGGCCACGTGGGCTACCTGGAGCAGGCGCGGGCACGTGGCGACCGGCTGATCGTGGCGGTGAACGACGACGATTCGGTCCAGCGTCTGAAGGGGGAAGGCCGGCCGGTGAATGCGCTCGCGCAGCGGATGGCGGTGCTCGCCGGACTGGCCTCGGTGGACTGGGTCGTACCGTTCGCCGAGGACACTCCGGCCCGGCTGATCGGACGGGTGCTGCCGGACGTGCTGGTGAAGGGCGGCGACTACCGTCCGGAACAGATCGCGGGGCACGACGCGGTGGTGGCCAATGGCGGCTCGGTCGAAATCCTGGATTTCCTCGACGGCTGCTCCACGACCGCGATGATCGAACGCATGCATGGCGGCAGCGGCTCGGCGCGCTGA
- a CDS encoding D-sedoheptulose-7-phosphate isomerase, whose amino-acid sequence MTPETLSEVLRESARIKTQLADEQAGAILEVIEAVIAALARGNTVFFFGNGGSAADAQHLAAELIGRFTLERRPLPALALTTDTSILTSIGNDYGFDQIFLRQIQGLGRPGDVAVGLSTSGNSPNVLKAVEAARANGLITVAMTGEGGGRLADRAHFCLRVPATDTARIQESHITIGHLVCQGVDEAVAEGRIPQEAGNGNPRA is encoded by the coding sequence ATGACCCCCGAGACCCTCAGCGAGGTATTGCGCGAGAGCGCACGGATCAAGACGCAGCTCGCGGACGAGCAAGCCGGCGCTATCCTGGAGGTGATCGAGGCGGTGATCGCGGCTCTGGCCCGGGGCAACACCGTGTTCTTTTTCGGCAACGGCGGCAGTGCGGCGGACGCCCAGCACCTGGCCGCCGAACTCATCGGCCGGTTCACCCTCGAGCGCCGCCCGCTGCCGGCGCTGGCACTTACCACGGACACCTCGATCCTGACCAGCATCGGCAACGACTACGGCTTCGACCAGATCTTCCTGCGCCAGATCCAGGGTCTGGGGCGCCCCGGCGACGTTGCCGTGGGCCTGAGCACCAGCGGCAACTCGCCGAACGTGCTCAAGGCGGTCGAAGCGGCCCGCGCGAACGGACTGATCACGGTCGCGATGACCGGCGAGGGCGGCGGCCGGCTCGCGGACCGTGCCCACTTCTGCCTGCGCGTGCCCGCCACCGATACCGCGCGTATCCAGGAGAGCCACATCACCATCGGCCACCTGGTCTGCCAGGGGGTCGACGAGGCGGTCGCGGAGGGGCGCATCCCGCAGGAGGCCGGCAACGGAAACCCGCGCGCATGA
- a CDS encoding D-glycero-alpha-D-manno-heptose-1,7-bisphosphate 7-phosphatase, with translation MSVRALFLDRDGTLMVDVGYPSLPEQVELLPGAAEALAALREAGYRLSIISNQSGVGRGYFDAAAVEAVHQRLLDLLAVHGVPIDDAEYCLHAPEDGCDCRKPSPLMIRRSADRLGVDPAQSFMIGDKASDIEAGRRAGCRTILLDPTGAGGTQADFVCRDWEDIVQAVRRITDRPVAAGSRTGSA, from the coding sequence ATGAGTGTCCGCGCGCTGTTTCTGGACCGGGATGGCACGCTGATGGTGGACGTCGGCTACCCCAGCCTACCGGAGCAGGTGGAACTGCTGCCTGGCGCTGCCGAAGCCCTTGCCGCGCTGCGCGAGGCCGGGTATCGGCTGTCGATCATCAGCAACCAGTCCGGCGTCGGCCGGGGCTATTTCGACGCAGCGGCGGTCGAGGCCGTGCATCAGCGCCTGCTGGACCTGCTGGCGGTGCACGGCGTGCCGATCGACGATGCCGAGTACTGCCTGCATGCACCGGAGGACGGGTGCGACTGCCGCAAGCCCTCGCCGCTGATGATCCGGCGTTCCGCGGACCGGCTCGGCGTCGATCCCGCGCAGAGCTTCATGATTGGCGATAAGGCCTCGGACATCGAGGCCGGCCGGCGGGCCGGATGCCGCACCATCCTGCTCGACCCCACCGGCGCGGGAGGTACGCAGGCCGATTTCGTCTGCCGCGACTGGGAAGACATCGTGCAGGCCGTGCGCCGGATCACCGACCGGCCCGTCGCGGCCGGATCGAGGACGGGCAGTGCATGA
- a CDS encoding 3-deoxy-D-manno-octulosonic acid transferase produces the protein MNLARRLLFHLARQVYNVVIHLLIPVALLHFFWRARREAAYGQHVGERLCRGPAPTPAPDLWIHAVSLGEMRVAGTLVEALARKRPNLRIQLTTVTPAGRAEGERLQASGLPVEVRYLPLDSPPLVRRFIRELRPGALVLIETELWPNLLWQCRRADLPAVLANARLSPRLRDTYRRFRTLYGPLLAGLDWVAAQSPADAAHFRALGATRVEVAGNLKFDVAPGRARTDLIRGHFLGERLWVAGSTHPGEESRLIEIHHRLCERYPHSLIQLLLAPRHPARAESIVAEVREAGLSAVARSQMDPSGTAADVIVVDTLGELAALYALGDAAFVGGSLVAHGGQNPLEPIAGGCPVILGPDTRNFADMVALLVEAGAVLQVADVDALFEALNGLLVDRERARELARHAQETLDIHRGATERTLALLSPQLRPD, from the coding sequence ATGAATCTCGCGCGCCGGCTGCTGTTTCATCTCGCGCGGCAGGTCTACAACGTCGTCATCCACCTGCTGATCCCAGTAGCGCTGCTGCACTTCTTCTGGCGTGCACGCCGCGAAGCCGCCTATGGCCAGCATGTCGGCGAGCGCCTGTGCCGCGGACCGGCACCGACACCGGCCCCGGATCTCTGGATCCACGCGGTTTCGCTGGGCGAGATGCGGGTCGCCGGCACGCTGGTGGAAGCTCTGGCACGGAAGCGGCCTAACCTGCGCATCCAGCTGACCACGGTCACCCCGGCCGGCCGCGCGGAGGGGGAACGCCTGCAGGCCAGCGGACTGCCCGTCGAGGTGCGCTATCTGCCGCTGGATTCGCCGCCGCTGGTACGCCGTTTCATCCGCGAACTTCGACCCGGCGCGCTGGTGCTGATCGAGACCGAGCTGTGGCCCAACCTGCTCTGGCAGTGCCGCCGGGCAGACCTGCCCGCGGTTCTGGCGAACGCTCGCCTGAGCCCGCGGCTGCGCGACACTTACCGCCGATTCCGCACGCTGTACGGGCCGCTGCTGGCGGGACTGGACTGGGTTGCCGCGCAGAGCCCGGCGGATGCCGCACACTTCCGGGCGCTCGGGGCGACACGGGTCGAGGTGGCCGGAAACCTGAAGTTCGACGTGGCACCGGGCCGAGCCCGGACCGACCTGATCCGGGGCCATTTCCTCGGGGAACGCCTGTGGGTGGCCGGCTCCACCCATCCCGGCGAGGAGAGCCGGCTGATCGAAATCCACCACCGCCTCTGCGAGCGCTACCCGCACAGCCTGATCCAGCTGTTGCTGGCACCCCGGCACCCGGCCCGCGCGGAGTCCATCGTCGCCGAGGTGCGGGAGGCCGGGCTGAGCGCTGTCGCCCGCTCGCAGATGGACCCCTCGGGCACTGCCGCGGACGTCATCGTGGTCGATACCCTGGGCGAACTCGCGGCACTCTATGCGCTCGGCGACGCAGCTTTCGTCGGGGGAAGTCTGGTCGCCCACGGCGGCCAGAACCCGCTGGAACCGATCGCGGGCGGGTGCCCGGTGATTCTGGGTCCGGACACCCGCAATTTCGCCGACATGGTCGCCCTGCTGGTCGAGGCCGGGGCGGTTTTGCAGGTGGCGGACGTCGACGCGCTGTTCGAGGCGCTGAACGGGCTGCTGGTGGACCGCGAACGCGCCCGTGAACTCGCGCGTCACGCGCAGGAGACGCTCGACATCCACCGGGGCGCGACCGAGCGCACGCTCGCGCTGCTCAGCCCGCAGCTCCGGCCCGATTGA